The Dehalococcoidia bacterium genome window below encodes:
- a CDS encoding PD-(D/E)XK nuclease family protein, translated as MPSPRLLVGSPAALEAAFVAEARRGQAAVLIGHRLLRPYLRRLLGRCGGFFGGVFATPEELAWRLHPPDDREPLPRLAWRAIIEDAALAGPLHDPARTGYFAPVAGTPGFIEALDRLATELRRAGVTPEALARPVAGIDPEKLAHLAGMLAAVRDKATGWRLPDEPFFRADPTLLGADRLLVYGVWTFDAAERALLDRLAEGGVEIVIFLPDADEAAFGEVVRWVRERAPAGSVPEAVRDPAAEPAREAAQSALDHLKAHLFALPAEAARDDGTVQIVSAPDAVREVREAARACLRWAEEGIPFHHMAVVYRSAQPYRALVEEVFGDAGIPVYLHDGRPLAQHPTGRRVLALLDLLGGSLERAAVMAFLAEAALPEDAAAGVEPAAWDSLSKRAGIVSGRAEWRARLARLRGEIAAVAPDHPDLLRIDALRAWIDDLGERLERLPARASWAEYLDHLADLLARSVAGSEPVARQLEALRDLDAITGDVPLARFQATVRGVIATLDADETLFGRRRDGFGREGVAVLDLFSTRGLRFEAVAIVGLAERQFPGAPAHDPLLLDHERAALNAAHGWAIPLRAASASREPAQFAALIRGADRRLQLSFPRTETGTARPALPSVFIRAAAEALLARPVAAATIDRLPAFFRRVPASRFGVVPLELALDEQEYDRSLLERDPRLAAALDWPTFERVCAAWRARTSEQALTPYDGIISAVPPLALSPTKLETYATCPYQFFVRSVLRASREEEPELIDRITARDRGALIHAVLEQFYRQGDLSLDALLETVEQVCAEFEATGRAGRRLLWELERRQIREDLQDWWQTFGEAQDGFQPVKVEARFDGQPFIRVVSGVEVAFSGVIDRVDRAPDGRFRVVDYKTGKLTGKDNDLRGGRALQLPFYLDAAAALLGAPPTRGEAVYESVTRVGGFKRVRVDSQFDWAEFDTLLAALVAAIREGDFHPVPGDPCRQCAARPICGPEIEERMERKAGDPRVQRLLSWRTS; from the coding sequence ATGCCGAGCCCGCGCCTGCTTGTCGGCTCGCCCGCCGCGCTCGAAGCCGCGTTCGTCGCAGAAGCGCGCCGCGGACAAGCGGCCGTCCTGATCGGCCACCGCCTGCTGCGGCCCTATCTCCGCCGGCTTCTCGGCCGCTGCGGCGGCTTTTTCGGCGGCGTCTTCGCCACGCCGGAAGAACTAGCGTGGCGGCTGCATCCCCCCGATGACCGCGAACCGCTCCCCCGCCTTGCATGGCGCGCCATCATCGAGGATGCCGCACTCGCCGGCCCGCTGCACGACCCCGCGCGCACCGGCTACTTCGCTCCCGTCGCCGGCACTCCCGGCTTTATCGAGGCGCTGGACCGCCTCGCGACCGAACTCCGCCGCGCGGGCGTCACCCCCGAGGCGCTTGCCCGTCCTGTGGCCGGCATCGACCCAGAGAAGCTCGCTCATCTTGCCGGCATGCTCGCTGCCGTCCGGGACAAAGCGACCGGGTGGCGCTTGCCTGACGAGCCGTTCTTCCGCGCCGATCCGACCCTCCTCGGCGCGGACCGGCTGCTCGTTTATGGCGTGTGGACATTTGATGCCGCCGAGCGCGCGCTTCTCGACCGGCTCGCCGAGGGCGGCGTCGAGATTGTCATCTTCCTTCCCGACGCCGACGAGGCTGCTTTCGGGGAGGTCGTCCGCTGGGTTAGGGAGCGTGCTCCTGCCGGCAGCGTTCCCGAGGCAGTCCGCGACCCGGCAGCTGAGCCGGCGCGAGAGGCCGCGCAGAGCGCTCTCGACCACCTCAAGGCGCACCTCTTCGCCCTCCCGGCCGAAGCGGCGCGCGATGACGGGACAGTGCAGATCGTCTCCGCGCCGGACGCCGTTCGGGAAGTGCGCGAGGCGGCGCGGGCGTGTCTTCGCTGGGCCGAGGAGGGCATCCCCTTCCATCACATGGCGGTGGTGTACCGCTCAGCGCAGCCGTACCGCGCTCTCGTCGAAGAGGTGTTCGGCGACGCCGGCATCCCGGTCTATCTCCACGACGGCCGGCCGCTGGCGCAGCACCCGACCGGCCGGCGCGTGCTCGCCCTCCTCGACTTACTGGGCGGCAGCCTCGAGCGGGCAGCAGTGATGGCCTTTCTCGCCGAGGCGGCGCTGCCCGAGGACGCTGCAGCCGGCGTCGAGCCCGCCGCCTGGGACTCGCTCTCGAAGCGGGCTGGAATTGTCAGCGGCCGCGCCGAATGGCGAGCGCGGCTGGCGCGGCTGCGGGGCGAGATCGCCGCGGTTGCGCCGGACCACCCCGACCTCCTCCGGATCGACGCCCTGCGCGCCTGGATTGACGACCTCGGCGAGCGGCTGGAGCGCCTCCCGGCGCGGGCAAGTTGGGCCGAGTATCTCGACCACCTCGCTGACCTGCTGGCGCGCTCCGTCGCCGGGAGCGAGCCGGTGGCACGGCAGCTCGAGGCGCTTCGCGACCTCGACGCGATCACGGGCGACGTTCCCCTCGCGCGCTTTCAAGCGACCGTGCGCGGGGTGATCGCGACGCTCGATGCCGACGAGACGCTCTTCGGCCGCCGGCGCGACGGCTTCGGCCGCGAGGGTGTCGCGGTGCTGGACCTCTTCTCGACGCGCGGCCTCCGCTTCGAGGCGGTCGCGATCGTCGGACTGGCGGAGCGGCAGTTTCCCGGCGCGCCGGCGCACGACCCGCTCCTGCTTGACCACGAGCGGGCCGCCCTCAATGCCGCCCATGGCTGGGCGATCCCGCTCCGGGCAGCCAGCGCCAGCCGCGAGCCGGCACAGTTTGCCGCCCTCATCCGTGGCGCCGACCGCCGTCTCCAGCTGTCGTTCCCGCGCACGGAAACAGGCACGGCGCGGCCGGCGCTCCCGTCGGTCTTCATCCGCGCCGCGGCCGAGGCGCTCCTCGCGCGGCCGGTCGCGGCCGCCACGATCGACCGGCTGCCGGCGTTCTTCCGGCGCGTCCCGGCCAGCCGCTTCGGCGTCGTCCCGCTGGAGCTCGCGCTCGACGAACAGGAGTATGACCGCTCGCTGCTCGAGCGCGACCCGCGGCTCGCGGCAGCGCTCGACTGGCCGACATTCGAGCGCGTCTGCGCGGCGTGGCGGGCGCGCACGAGCGAGCAGGCGCTCACGCCCTACGACGGCATCATCTCGGCTGTGCCGCCGCTCGCCCTCTCGCCGACCAAGCTCGAGACCTACGCCACCTGCCCCTATCAATTCTTCGTCCGCTCTGTCCTCCGCGCCTCGCGCGAGGAGGAGCCCGAGCTGATCGACCGGATCACCGCCCGCGACCGCGGCGCGCTGATCCACGCAGTGCTCGAACAGTTCTACCGCCAAGGCGACCTCTCGCTCGACGCCTTGCTCGAGACAGTCGAGCAGGTGTGTGCCGAGTTCGAGGCGACGGGCCGCGCCGGCCGCCGCCTGCTCTGGGAACTGGAGCGCCGCCAGATCCGCGAAGACCTGCAGGACTGGTGGCAGACATTCGGTGAGGCGCAGGACGGGTTTCAGCCCGTGAAGGTTGAAGCGCGCTTCGACGGCCAGCCGTTCATCCGCGTGGTCAGCGGCGTCGAGGTCGCGTTCAGCGGCGTCATCGACCGGGTCGACCGAGCGCCGGACGGCCGCTTCCGGGTGGTCGACTACAAGACCGGAAAGCTGACGGGGAAGGACAACGATCTGCGGGGCGGCCGGGCGCTTCAGCTCCCCTTCTACCTCGATGCAGCAGCAGCCCTGCTCGGGGCGCCGCCGACGCGCGGCGAGGCGGTGTACGAATCGGTGACACGGGTCGGCGGCTTCAAGCGCGTCCGCGTGGACAGCCAGTTCGACTGGGCGGAGTTCGATACGCTGCTTGCGGCCCTCGTCGCCGCCATCCGCGAGGGGGACTTCCATCCGGTGCCCGGTGACCCCTGCCGCCAGTGCGCGGCGCGCCCGATCTGCGGACCGGAGATCGAGGAGCGGATGGAGCGCAAAGCGGGCGACCCGCGCGTTCAGCGTCTCCTCTCCTGGCGAACGTCATGA
- a CDS encoding UvrD-helicase domain-containing protein — translation MNELVDASVREEIRSRLDLTLCVEAGAGTGKTTALVSRIVELIRRGRATVDNLAVITFTEKAAAELASRVREGLEAAARNASPEEATRLTAAIAGLARARIETIHAFCRHLLAERPVEARLDPNFRTLNDLEQRLSFDTAYAAWARERFDAGDPVLRRAFNRGLDSSHLRTVVEEVHRFRALLPFEQPTIDVPVAPFLKELADAVMQLETLAPACRSPDDRGLAQIAAARRLLEDCRRAAEDEERVERILLRTPTIKAAGSQRNWQPADACRQQKEICERLGKRLDEVREALRSAALASLIPLAETFVRQYAEERRARGVAEFDDLLVWARDLLRDHPEVRRYFQERFAAVLVDEFQDTDALQVEILLLLTSRDDLPTGERRPAPGALFVVGDPKQSIYRFRRADVATYLRVRDEVLAEGRRWIVHNFRSVSGVIAWVNRVFAVPLSGDGQVGYTALAASRAGGALPAVAVLPFEGSSRRDEQRANEAGAVAAAIRAVLADGWPVHDAELGAWRPARAGDIVVLLPTRRALPAFERALGAAGIPFRHEGGRAFFDRQEVHDLVAVLRAIDDPTDGVWLLAALRSAAFGCSDDAIARAVAAGWRLDYRAPLPADVPEVADACRVLRSLHDARASLSLVPLLRAVLRETRLVEFAQTLPRGEQAAANLLKVLDQARAFAESGSASLRPFLHWIEQQRSVRADEADAPVADLGDEVVRLLTIHAAKGLEFPIVILSGLAEPPGTTKPPAFAEVDPVSGARRLHLRVGNDTDGHYQTPGYEAARKQEQRQEEAERQRLLYVAATRARDRLIVPVPLLDGAPLPLAGGLTPFIWPADGQRFPDQEVLTVSPIGPAASPPPPPLDAAAIAGVRAERAAWRERRAMVIARAAASHPVVRIGEESAFADAFHAALVASLRQKESDLLAIAARAAAEANLQESTSALLSALEAFRASEPFRRVRAAAGVRWNETVVLPLGEDGLVEARLTAWDGTTALVALLAPVAAATLTRWREALRAGFAAAGRPDAAIEFVPCWPPDRPSAETEARP, via the coding sequence ATGAACGAGCTGGTTGACGCCTCGGTCCGCGAGGAGATCCGCTCGCGCCTCGACCTGACGCTCTGCGTTGAGGCGGGCGCGGGCACCGGAAAGACGACCGCGCTCGTCAGCCGGATCGTGGAGCTGATCCGGCGCGGCCGCGCGACGGTCGACAACCTTGCCGTCATCACCTTCACCGAGAAAGCGGCCGCCGAGCTCGCCAGCCGCGTGCGGGAAGGGCTGGAAGCGGCAGCACGGAACGCCTCCCCCGAGGAGGCAACCCGCTTGACCGCCGCCATCGCGGGGCTCGCCCGGGCACGCATCGAGACCATCCATGCCTTCTGCCGCCACCTGCTCGCTGAGCGTCCGGTGGAGGCACGGCTTGACCCGAACTTCCGGACCTTGAATGACTTGGAGCAGCGTCTCTCCTTCGACACTGCCTATGCAGCGTGGGCGCGCGAGCGGTTCGACGCCGGCGACCCGGTCCTCCGGCGCGCCTTTAACCGGGGCTTGGACAGCAGCCACCTGCGCACAGTCGTCGAGGAAGTGCACCGCTTCCGCGCCCTCCTCCCCTTCGAACAGCCGACGATCGACGTGCCAGTCGCACCGTTCCTCAAAGAACTTGCTGACGCCGTAATGCAGCTGGAGACGCTCGCCCCGGCGTGCCGCTCGCCCGATGACCGGGGACTGGCGCAGATCGCAGCGGCGCGCCGTCTCCTCGAGGATTGCCGACGCGCCGCTGAAGATGAGGAGCGGGTCGAGCGCATCCTGCTGCGGACGCCGACGATCAAAGCGGCGGGCAGCCAAAGGAACTGGCAGCCAGCTGATGCCTGCCGCCAGCAGAAGGAGATCTGCGAGCGCCTCGGCAAGCGGCTGGACGAGGTCCGCGAGGCACTGCGCAGCGCGGCGCTCGCCTCGCTCATCCCGCTCGCTGAAACGTTCGTCCGGCAGTATGCCGAGGAGCGGCGAGCGCGGGGTGTCGCCGAGTTCGATGACCTCCTCGTCTGGGCGCGCGACCTGCTGCGGGATCATCCCGAAGTGCGGCGCTACTTTCAGGAGCGGTTCGCAGCAGTGCTCGTCGACGAGTTTCAGGACACCGACGCGCTCCAAGTGGAGATCCTGCTCCTGCTGACGAGCCGCGACGACCTGCCGACCGGCGAGCGCCGTCCCGCGCCCGGCGCCCTTTTCGTCGTCGGCGACCCGAAGCAGTCGATCTACCGCTTCCGGCGCGCCGACGTCGCGACCTACCTGCGCGTCCGCGATGAGGTGCTGGCGGAGGGACGGCGTTGGATCGTCCACAACTTCCGCTCCGTCTCCGGCGTGATCGCATGGGTGAACCGGGTCTTCGCGGTCCCCCTCAGCGGCGACGGCCAAGTCGGCTACACGGCGCTCGCGGCCTCTCGGGCAGGCGGCGCGCTGCCCGCGGTGGCGGTCCTTCCCTTCGAGGGAAGCAGCAGGAGAGACGAGCAGCGGGCTAACGAAGCGGGCGCGGTTGCTGCTGCCATCCGCGCCGTTCTTGCCGACGGCTGGCCCGTCCATGACGCTGAGCTCGGCGCATGGCGGCCGGCGCGCGCAGGCGACATTGTCGTCCTCCTGCCGACGCGGCGGGCCCTGCCGGCGTTCGAGCGGGCACTCGGCGCGGCGGGCATTCCGTTCCGCCACGAGGGCGGGCGCGCCTTCTTCGACCGCCAAGAAGTGCATGACCTCGTGGCAGTCTTGCGGGCAATCGACGACCCGACCGACGGCGTCTGGCTGCTGGCAGCGCTACGCTCGGCCGCCTTCGGCTGCTCCGACGACGCGATCGCGCGCGCCGTCGCCGCCGGCTGGCGGCTGGACTACCGCGCTCCGCTTCCAGCCGACGTGCCCGAGGTGGCGGATGCCTGCCGGGTCCTCCGCTCGCTCCACGATGCCCGCGCCTCGCTCTCGCTCGTCCCGCTGCTCCGTGCCGTCCTCCGCGAGACGCGCCTCGTTGAGTTTGCGCAGACGCTGCCGCGCGGGGAGCAGGCGGCGGCTAATCTCCTGAAGGTGCTCGACCAAGCGCGCGCCTTCGCCGAGAGCGGCAGCGCCAGCTTGCGCCCCTTTCTTCACTGGATCGAGCAGCAGCGCTCGGTCCGCGCCGACGAGGCGGATGCCCCGGTTGCCGACCTCGGCGACGAGGTGGTCCGCTTGCTGACAATCCACGCCGCGAAAGGGCTGGAGTTCCCCATCGTTATCCTCTCCGGCCTGGCTGAGCCGCCCGGCACGACTAAGCCGCCAGCCTTCGCCGAGGTCGACCCCGTCAGCGGAGCGCGCCGTCTCCACCTGCGTGTCGGCAACGACACCGACGGCCACTACCAGACCCCGGGCTACGAGGCCGCCCGCAAGCAGGAGCAGCGGCAGGAAGAGGCGGAGCGGCAGCGCCTGCTCTACGTCGCGGCCACGCGAGCGCGCGACCGGTTGATTGTGCCGGTCCCGCTCCTTGATGGCGCGCCGCTGCCGCTGGCGGGCGGGCTGACGCCGTTCATCTGGCCCGCCGATGGGCAGCGGTTTCCGGACCAAGAGGTGCTGACGGTTTCGCCGATCGGTCCAGCCGCCTCCCCTCCGCCGCCTCCCCTCGATGCCGCTGCGATCGCGGGGGTCCGCGCCGAGCGCGCTGCTTGGCGCGAGCGGCGGGCGATGGTGATCGCGCGCGCCGCCGCATCTCATCCGGTCGTGCGCATCGGCGAGGAGAGCGCGTTCGCCGACGCCTTCCATGCTGCGCTCGTCGCCTCGCTGCGCCAGAAGGAGAGCGACCTGCTGGCGATCGCGGCGCGGGCGGCAGCTGAGGCCAATCTTCAGGAGAGCACCAGTGCGCTGCTAAGCGCGCTTGAAGCGTTCCGCGCCAGCGAGCCGTTCCGACGCGTCCGCGCCGCCGCCGGCGTCCGCTGGAACGAGACAGTTGTGCTGCCGCTTGGCGAGGACGGGCTCGTCGAAGCGCGGCTGACCGCGTGGGACGGCACCACCGCGCTCGTTGCCCTCCTCGCCCCGGTCGCGGCAGCAACGCTCACCCGGTGGCGCGAGGCGCTGCGCGCCGGCTTCGCGGCAGCCGGCCGCCCTGACGCCGCCATCGAGTTCGTCCCCTGCTGGCCGCCCGACCGACCGAGCGCGGAGACGGAAGCACGCCCTTAA
- the hisIE gene encoding bifunctional phosphoribosyl-AMP cyclohydrolase/phosphoribosyl-ATP diphosphatase HisIE → MTALRFDGDGLIPAVVQHAGTGAVLMVGWMNAEALRRTRESGVVWFWSRSRGALWQKGETSGNVLRVVEIRRDCDDDVLLVLADPAGPTCHTNEPSCFYRALDSETTLPPAAPGALFADLFAVIEERRRERPAGSYTAALFDRGIDTIAKKVGEEASEVIIAAKNGDPGPLAGEVADLWYHTLVLLAACGLTPDAVLAVLRERRSAPRRSAE, encoded by the coding sequence ATGACTGCGCTTCGGTTCGACGGTGATGGCCTTATTCCGGCGGTGGTGCAGCACGCCGGCACGGGCGCCGTGCTGATGGTCGGCTGGATGAACGCCGAAGCGCTGCGCCGTACTCGGGAGAGCGGCGTCGTGTGGTTCTGGAGCCGGAGCCGGGGAGCGCTCTGGCAGAAGGGAGAGACAAGCGGCAACGTCCTGCGCGTTGTCGAGATCCGCCGCGACTGCGACGATGACGTCCTGCTCGTCCTTGCCGACCCGGCCGGCCCGACGTGCCATACCAACGAGCCGAGCTGTTTCTATCGTGCGCTCGACAGCGAGACGACGCTTCCGCCGGCCGCGCCCGGCGCACTCTTTGCCGACCTGTTTGCGGTGATCGAGGAACGTCGCCGCGAGCGGCCAGCCGGCAGTTACACCGCCGCGCTCTTCGATCGCGGCATCGACACGATCGCCAAAAAAGTCGGCGAAGAAGCCTCTGAGGTGATCATCGCTGCCAAGAATGGCGACCCCGGCCCGCTCGCGGGTGAAGTTGCCGACTTGTGGTATCACACGCTTGTCCTGCTCGCTGCCTGCGGCCTCACCCCCGACGCTGTGCTCGCCGTTCTCCGCGAGCGCCGCAGCGCGCCCCGCCGTTCGGCTGAGTGA
- the hisF gene encoding imidazole glycerol phosphate synthase subunit HisF — translation MLTVRVIPCLDVDAGRVTKGVKFAGNRDAGDPVELARFYNDEGADELVFYDITASAEDRGIMVSVVERTADQVFIPLTVGGGLRTTDDMRRMLLAGADKVSLNSSAVADPTLLSRGADRFGSQCIVLSIDAWWNGDFYEVTTHGNRRRTGMDAVEWARRGVALGAGEIVLNSVDADGAKNGYELRITRWISEVVSVPVVASGGAGTLEHFRQAVVEGKADAVLAASVFHFGQLRIGEVKRYLAAHGIPVRLP, via the coding sequence ATGCTGACAGTCCGCGTCATCCCCTGCCTCGATGTCGACGCCGGCCGCGTCACCAAAGGCGTCAAGTTCGCCGGCAACCGCGACGCCGGCGATCCGGTGGAACTGGCGCGCTTCTACAACGACGAGGGGGCGGATGAGCTCGTCTTCTACGATATCACTGCCTCCGCCGAGGATCGCGGCATCATGGTGAGCGTCGTTGAGCGCACTGCCGACCAAGTGTTTATTCCGCTCACTGTCGGCGGCGGCCTGCGGACGACCGACGACATGCGCCGGATGCTGCTCGCGGGAGCAGATAAGGTCTCGCTCAATTCGAGCGCGGTCGCTGACCCGACCCTGCTCTCGCGCGGGGCCGATCGCTTCGGCTCACAATGCATTGTCCTCTCGATCGATGCTTGGTGGAACGGCGACTTCTACGAGGTGACGACGCACGGGAACCGCCGGCGCACCGGCATGGATGCGGTCGAATGGGCGCGGCGCGGGGTTGCGCTTGGCGCCGGCGAGATTGTGCTGAACAGCGTCGATGCGGATGGCGCAAAGAACGGCTACGAACTGCGCATCACCCGCTGGATCTCAGAGGTGGTCAGCGTGCCGGTGGTGGCGAGCGGCGGCGCCGGGACCCTCGAGCACTTCCGGCAAGCGGTGGTCGAGGGGAAAGCGGATGCGGTGCTGGCGGCGAGTGTCTTCCACTTCGGCCAGCTGCGGATCGGTGAGGTGAAGCGGTATCTCGCCGCCCATGGCATTCCGGTTCGGCTGCCATGA
- the hisA gene encoding 1-(5-phosphoribosyl)-5-[(5-phosphoribosylamino)methylideneamino]imidazole-4-carboxamide isomerase: MTFEVIPAVDLRGGRVVRLVQGDYARELVFADDPVAVAEQWVAAGARRLHLVDLDGAAAGYPANVTAVRAIRQAVDIPLQLGGGLRTLSLLDQVFAAGIDRAIVGTAAIEDPAFLQEAAARFGPRLALSIDARDGVVAVRGWRETSGRTVEDLARAARDAGIGWLIVTDIVHDGTGGGTNLATLTAAARASGLPVIAAGGIATLEHLRAVRDAGAAGAIVGRALYDGTLDLRAALALQC, from the coding sequence ATGACGTTCGAGGTTATCCCGGCAGTCGATCTCCGCGGCGGGCGGGTTGTCCGCCTCGTGCAAGGCGACTACGCGCGCGAACTTGTCTTCGCTGACGACCCTGTCGCGGTGGCGGAGCAGTGGGTCGCTGCTGGCGCTCGCCGGCTCCATCTTGTCGACCTCGACGGCGCTGCTGCCGGGTATCCCGCGAACGTGACGGCGGTCCGCGCGATCCGGCAGGCGGTCGATATCCCGCTCCAGCTTGGCGGCGGCCTCCGGACGCTCTCTCTCCTTGATCAGGTCTTTGCGGCGGGGATCGACCGGGCGATCGTCGGCACCGCTGCCATCGAGGACCCGGCGTTTCTGCAGGAGGCTGCAGCGCGTTTCGGCCCGCGGCTCGCCCTCAGTATCGATGCGCGTGACGGCGTGGTGGCAGTGCGCGGCTGGCGCGAGACGAGCGGCCGGACGGTCGAGGATCTTGCGCGGGCAGCGCGCGATGCCGGCATCGGCTGGCTGATCGTTACTGATATCGTCCACGACGGCACAGGCGGCGGGACGAACCTCGCAACCCTCACGGCGGCGGCGCGGGCATCCGGCCTTCCGGTCATCGCTGCGGGCGGCATCGCCACCCTCGAGCACCTGCGGGCGGTCCGCGATGCCGGAGCGGCCGGCGCGATTGTCGGCCGCGCCCTCTACGATGGAACGCTCGACCTGCGAGCGGCGTTGGCGCTCCAATGCTGA
- the hisH gene encoding imidazole glycerol phosphate synthase subunit HisH, producing MIAVVNYGAGNLRSVAKALEKVGAPIVVTSDPSEVERADAVILPGVGAAADTMSGLREAGLVAPLRAAVKAGKPFFGVCIGLQVLLTVSDENGGAACLDIVPGRVRRLPAGLKVPHMGWNEVVLKARHPLFDGIPNGSYFYFVHSYYADPDDPAVVLGETEYGIRFPAVLAAENLVATQFHPEKSGPLGLRLYENFCRLAGQR from the coding sequence ATGATCGCAGTCGTCAATTATGGAGCCGGCAACCTGCGCAGCGTTGCCAAGGCGCTCGAGAAAGTCGGGGCGCCGATCGTTGTCACCAGCGACCCCAGCGAGGTTGAGCGGGCCGACGCAGTCATTCTGCCGGGCGTCGGCGCTGCGGCCGACACGATGAGCGGCCTGCGCGAGGCGGGGCTGGTGGCCCCCCTGCGGGCGGCGGTAAAGGCGGGCAAACCGTTCTTCGGCGTGTGTATTGGGCTGCAGGTGCTGCTGACGGTCAGCGATGAAAATGGCGGCGCAGCCTGTCTCGACATTGTTCCCGGCCGCGTCCGGCGTCTCCCTGCCGGCCTCAAGGTGCCGCACATGGGCTGGAACGAGGTGGTCCTGAAGGCGCGCCATCCTCTCTTCGACGGCATCCCGAACGGCAGCTATTTTTACTTCGTCCACAGCTACTATGCCGATCCCGACGACCCGGCCGTCGTTCTCGGCGAGACCGAGTACGGCATCCGCTTCCCCGCTGTTCTCGCAGCGGAAAATCTCGTGGCGACCCAGTTCCATCCCGAAAAGAGCGGGCCGCTCGGCCTTCGCCTCTACGAGAACTTCTGCCGGCTGGCAGGGCAGCGATGA
- a CDS encoding class F sortase, with protein MRRWSEVIPSGGQPFPILLAVAALFAVSAACARPAPEWDEPTPIPGLDQILRPAPSPNPLRPHFVIPTMAPVPATRNPVGLPPVKVATAAANPVHLRIQAIGLDLPIQPSSLTPNRELAAPSDALGVVWYKDGAKPGMRGNAVLTGHVDWQGRPGAFYRLKELLPGDIIQIFAADGQQFLYTVDTTHLYRADDAPVAEIMGAKDIPLLTLITCEGTWDPIRQDYTHRRVVRAMWY; from the coding sequence TTGCGACGCTGGAGCGAGGTGATCCCGTCCGGCGGCCAGCCGTTCCCGATCTTGCTTGCCGTAGCGGCGCTCTTCGCGGTGAGCGCGGCCTGCGCGCGCCCGGCACCGGAGTGGGATGAGCCCACTCCGATCCCCGGGCTCGACCAGATACTCCGCCCGGCCCCGTCGCCCAATCCGCTGCGCCCTCACTTCGTTATTCCGACGATGGCACCGGTGCCGGCGACGCGCAATCCTGTCGGGCTGCCGCCGGTGAAGGTGGCGACCGCTGCCGCCAACCCTGTTCATCTTCGGATTCAGGCGATCGGGTTGGACCTGCCGATCCAGCCGAGTTCGCTGACCCCGAACCGTGAACTCGCCGCGCCGAGTGATGCGCTCGGCGTCGTCTGGTACAAGGACGGCGCAAAGCCCGGGATGCGCGGAAACGCCGTCCTCACCGGCCACGTCGATTGGCAAGGCCGGCCCGGCGCCTTCTACCGGCTGAAAGAGCTGCTTCCCGGCGACATTATCCAGATTTTCGCCGCTGATGGGCAGCAGTTTCTCTACACCGTCGATACCACCCACCTGTACCGCGCTGATGACGCCCCGGTCGCCGAAATCATGGGCGCGAAGGATATTCCGCTTCTAACGCTGATCACCTGCGAGGGCACCTGGGACCCGATTCGCCAAGACTATACTCATCGTCGGGTTGTCCGGGCGATGTGGTATTGA
- a CDS encoding CPBP family intramembrane metalloprotease translates to MTALAESRLLAGARGGALPRHRLLAALLLITGLAVALGGSFLTAPLGFALGRIPAPPDVQAALVTIGVFAGIWVGLAIWVPLAERRPFRSIGLETDQPIRRYLGGAAVGAGMFAAVVGLMAAVGAAAIDTIQLESAMVASLLAAAAAYSVQGSAEEALVRGWLLPVASVRFGLSGGMLIQTLVFTVLHGINPGLTPIAVLNLILVSLFLGVWALRSGDIWPVMGWHAAWNWTQGNIFGIAVSGAPPAVAPFPVKVAGPEWLAGGAFGAEASVMTSVVLSVGLLAALSARRAGARPPG, encoded by the coding sequence ATGACCGCGTTGGCCGAGAGCCGTCTCCTTGCGGGCGCGCGCGGCGGCGCGCTCCCTCGTCACCGACTGCTGGCAGCGCTTTTGCTCATCACGGGGCTTGCCGTCGCCTTGGGAGGAAGCTTCCTCACCGCCCCCCTCGGCTTTGCTCTCGGCCGCATTCCCGCCCCGCCGGACGTGCAGGCGGCGCTCGTCACCATCGGCGTCTTTGCCGGGATCTGGGTCGGGCTCGCGATCTGGGTGCCGCTCGCTGAGCGGCGCCCGTTCCGCTCCATCGGGCTGGAAACCGACCAGCCGATACGGCGCTATCTTGGCGGCGCCGCTGTCGGGGCCGGAATGTTCGCGGCTGTTGTCGGGCTGATGGCAGCCGTCGGCGCTGCCGCCATCGACACCATCCAGCTGGAGAGCGCAATGGTCGCTTCTCTCCTCGCCGCCGCAGCTGCCTACAGCGTGCAGGGGTCGGCAGAAGAAGCGCTCGTGCGCGGCTGGTTGCTGCCCGTCGCGAGCGTTCGCTTCGGGCTGAGCGGAGGAATGCTGATCCAGACCCTCGTTTTCACCGTGCTCCATGGGATCAACCCCGGCCTCACGCCCATCGCCGTCCTGAACCTGATCCTTGTCTCCCTCTTTCTCGGGGTGTGGGCACTGCGATCAGGAGATATCTGGCCCGTCATGGGCTGGCACGCGGCATGGAACTGGACCCAAGGCAACATCTTCGGGATCGCTGTCAGCGGCGCTCCCCCTGCGGTCGCTCCGTTCCCGGTTAAGGTGGCGGGCCCCGAGTGGCTCGCCGGCGGCGCCTTCGGTGCGGAAGCGTCGGTGATGACAAGCGTCGTTCTGAGCGTGGGGCTGCTCGCTGCGCTCAGCGCGCGCCGAGCGGGCGCTCGCCCGCCGGGGTAG